A portion of the Thunnus maccoyii chromosome 20, fThuMac1.1, whole genome shotgun sequence genome contains these proteins:
- the sstr2a gene encoding somatostatin receptor type 2: MALDQWSFLPTSPNITIPEPLLYDSYIQGNESDLDLNITKTREPHQDKTSSVVITFIYFMVCAVGLCGNTLVIYVILRYAKMKTVTNIYILNLAVADVLCMMSLPFIALQLALVHWPFGEALCRVIMTVDSLNQFTSIFCLMVMSIDRYLAVVHPIRSTKWRKPRVAKLINLTVWGVSLLVILPTLIFSGLDKVPVCGIVWPEPQDVYYTSFIIYTFFIGFFLPLAVICMCYLLIIVKVKSSGMRVGSTKRKRSERKVTRMVSIVVAVFVLCWLPFYIFNVTSVTSSINPTSAVKSTFDFVVVLGYANSCANPILYAFLSDNFKKSFQNVLCLKKVAGLDEIERSDSRADRSRMVNDAIIINANLETHNAALLNGELQTSI, translated from the exons ATGGCCTTGGATCAGTGGTCCTTCCTCCCAACTTCACCCAACATCACCATCCCTGAGCCCCTCCTGTACGACAGCTACATCCAGGGTAATGAGTCCGATCTGGACCTAAACATCACAAAGACTAGGGAGCCTCACCAGGACAAGACCAGCTCAGTGGTCATCACCTTCATCTACTTCATGGTGTGCGCTGTGGGGCTATGTGGCAACACCCTGGTCATCTATGTGATCCTGCGTTATGCCAAAATGAAGACGGTGACCAACATCTACATCCTCAACCTGGCGGTGGCAGATGTTCTGTGCATGATGAGCCTGCCATTCATTGCCCTGCAGTTGGCACTGGTGCACTGGCCCTTCGGAGAGGCTCTGTGCAGGGTAATCATGACTGTAG ACTCTCTCAATCAGTTCACCAGCATCTTCTGTCTGATGGTGATGAGCATCGATCGATACCTGGCTGTGGTCCACCCTATTAGGTCTACAAAATGGCGGAAGCCTCGGGTAGCCAAGCTAATTAACCTGACAGTGTGGGGTGTGTCGCTGTTAGTCATCCTACCAACTTTAATCTTCAGTGGCCTAGACAAGGTGCCAGTATGTGGGATTGTGTGGCCGGAACCCCAGGATGTCTATTACACATCTTTCATAATCTACACCTTCTTTATTGGATTCTTCTTGCCCCTGGCAGTCATATGCATGTGTTACCTGCTCATTATAGTCAAG GTGAAGTCGTCAGGCATGCGCGTGGGTTCAACCAAGCGCAAGCGCTCCGAGCGTAAGGTAACACGGATGGTGTCCATCGTGGTGGCAGTGTTTGTCCTCTGCTGGCTGCCTTTCTACATTTTCAATGTCACCTCTGTCACCAGCTCCATCAACCCCACCTCTGCTGTGAAGAGCACCTTTGATTTTGTGGTGGTGCTCGGCTACGCCAACAGCTGCGCCAACCCCATTCTGTACGCCTTCCTGTCGGACAACTTCAAGAAGAGCTTTCAGAATGTTCTGTGCCTGAAAAAGGTGGCAGGCCTGGATGAGATTGAGCGCAGTGACAGTAGGGCTGACAGGAGCAGGATGGTTAACGATGCTATAATCATCAATGCCAATTTGGAGACACACAATGCTGCCCTGCTGAATGGCGAGCTGCAGACCAGCATCTGA